The DNA sequence ATATATTCAATGTTGAAACAATCTTTTTAAAACAGGAATATCCTGTTCGCATAAACTACATAGTGAGAGACAACTTTTATTGTTAATGGATTGTTCTAAATAGAAGAGAAAGGtccaaacaaataaaagaatcaGCATAAGGGGGTCatacaaacaaattaaaaactttCCTTTAAGCTTTGAAATATGTTCCTCTAACCTGTGACATTGAGCTTCATAATTATTATTGGCTTCGTTTGCTTTTGCTAGTTCATTATCACACAATTGAGTCTTCGATAGTGGATCTACTTCAACAGCATTAACATTTTCATCAAGAAGTCCAAGTTCAGTTTCTACCTATATAAGAAGGAGACATGAAACAGAAATATGGAAAAGTAAGGTGCTATTTCCAGTGAGACtacatttatttgatattatcaCTAAGTGCCATCCACACAAacgtaattataaaatatactttataaACTTTGACACGGAGGTAAATTACAATGTAGTCAAAGTTCAAAACATATCACCTCGTTATTGTGTTTGATGCTGTCATTCTTTAACGACTTTTTCCTATTAATGCGATGTTGATTGTTATTCTTCATCCCAAGATTCTGCTAAATCAAAgaaagaatattaatatttccGTCATCAGAACGTTATCACGTCATTAATGAAAAAGAGCACTAACTTTTGATGACTTCAGATCATCGTGAACAGGTGAAGATTTCCTGTTTAACTTCGAAACCTGATTTCTCTTTTGTTCCTTAATCAACTTCAATTCTTCTTCTAGGGCTTGGGCTTTTGTTTGGAACTCAGCTTTTTCCTGTTCAAGAAGTTGTATGGTCTGTTGATGCTGCCTGTTTATTCTTCTGCTGTGACTGAGCTCAGTATCCTGGACAAATCTTGTTTCTTCGAGTCTTTCTTTCTcagatttaaaatcattgagCTCGTTCTTTAGAGCTATATTCTCATTTTCAAGTTGATGGTTCTGCTGCAATTGAACCTTTAAATTTCCAGATTCGTCCATGATTTGTTGTCTTTCATATTCAGTGACTGTAAGTTTTAATTCAAGAGCATTTATAGTACTTTTGAATTTTAGCTCTCTTGATTTGCAGTCTTCCACCAGCTTCAACAATTTTTCATGTTCAGTCGTCAGCATTTCCACTTTAATTTTGTATTCAGCAACTTGAGTTGTTACGTCTTTCAGCTTTTGTTCATATTGAGACTGCAGCGCATCAACCTCATTCTGAGCCAAAATCACTTTAGATTGAGCTTCCTCAGAAGCAGATTCCAGTTTGGCTTTATCAGCGCGTAATGTGGATACTTCAAGTAAAGCGTTAGAAGCTATTTTCTCCTTTTCATCATATGCTGCCGAAAGTTTCAAACGGAGGTTCTCAACTTCTAGTTCTAGGTTTTGAGTTTCTACCATCTTCTCCATTTGCATCTGATTCAGTAAGACTTCACCCTGCTCCATCTGTTTCCTATTTTCATCAAAAAGAACATCTATATCTGAAATCAGATGTTTCACTTTTGATGCAATATCTTCCTGCATTAAAGTGAAGCTCTGTTCCAGGTGTTCAACTCTTTCAGAGCACTTAGCGAATCTTTCATCTGATTCCCTTAATCTGGCTTCCATAAGGGAGcaattttcctcttccttcaaTTTTTCCTTCCTAAAATCTCCATTTACCTTCTTGACAAAACTGCATTCTTCTGCAAGATTTTCTATGGTATTTTGTAAATTCTGGTTTGCTACTCTTAGATATTCACATTCTTCTTGTGCTTCTGTCCAGCGAAATTGtgtaaactttaatttttgctCTAAGTCTTCTGTTGAAGAATCTATCTGAGTCTGCATCTCCATAATCTTCTCTTGAAGCCTTGCAGCTTTAGATCTGGAGTTCTCTAGTTCTGTTAAATGAAACTCTCGTTCATTTGTCAAATCTCTCAACTGAGCTTCTAAAACAGAAATGCGCATTGACAATTGTTGCCTTTCCTGTTCTATGTCTGATATGATGAGCTCCAATTCAtgcttattttcttttttcatggCCGCCATTTGTTTCTCTTGTTGACTGTGTTCTTGTTCAAGATGATAAACCTTGGCTTCTATCTCATTCAGTAGCTTTTGCAGAACCCCGatctccttttctttgtatGATAAATTAGCCACAAGATTTCCTATCTCAGATGATTTATTAGTTAGTTCCTTATTCAAATCTGTGATTCGGACTTCTAGAGCTAATTTTGAAGTCTCGAGCTCTTGAATTGAAATGTGATCATTATCACTAATCTTGATGTTGTTTTCCCCTTGGACCATGTCTCCTGAATGGAATATTCGAAATAAATTGTTGCTTACCTCAGATCCAAAGCAAGTAGAACATTGATCTTTGACCTTGTTTGACAAAAGGTCTTGAGATGCTCCACCATCTTTCAAACTTTTGTTTGCTTCTTTTAGCTTGAATAAGAGGTCAAGGTTTTCTTCTGTCAGTTCATTGCAGTCCACCTCAAGTTCCTGAACTTTCTCTTTCAGAAATTCAATTTCTCTTAAAAGATCTGCATCACCTAAATTTTTGGACCCAGTCTCCACATTACAACTTTCTGGGACAGATTCAGATAGCTTTGCTTTCGAActtaatatttctttatctttagCGGCTAATTTTCCTTCATATTCCATTTCAATATCTGGAAGGGTTTTGTTATATTGAATCTTCGAATGTTCAGTATCTCGTATTGTGTCCCCCAAGGCACCTTCCAGCTCTTGCACCTTGACTAGCAGATTTTTCTTCGACTCCTCCAGTTGTTCTAGCTGTTGCATTAACCGCTTGTTTTCTTCTGTACTTATTTGGAAAGATTTGTCCAGATCACTGAATTTTGAGGGTAATAATGAAAGGGTTTCTATCTCAATTTTCTGCTGTTCTATGGTCTCTTCCAGCTCCTGGAGAACAGAAACGAGCTCCAGATTTGCTTCTTGGCTCCTCTTCAGTTGCAAAGACAAGTTGGCATTTGATTCTTTTTCGAACTTCAATTCCTCCTTTAGAGCATTCTCAATTTCTGAAAAACATTCACCTTCAGATAGTGAATCTTCCGATGCTCGCTGTCTCGCTCTTGGATCCTCAAACGACAATTTTAACTGATCAACTTCTTTTTTCAAACTATCACGCTCTACGTGGGCCGCTGAAAGTTCCGTTTTTATACCTGCCAGATTTTCGTATTGATCTGAGAATTCTTTCCTCAACACGTCTAAATCACCCATTAGCTTTCGGGCATTCATTTCCCACATCTTCGCTTCTGCCCGTAGCTCTTCAGTTGTGTCTTCTGCAGGTTCCAGACGATTATTGGAAGCATTTGTCGATTTAGAATACAATGAACCAATCTCTTGTATATTCTGGGAAACAAATGACGAATCATTTGACTGAGAAGAATTTACAGGGTAATCGTGATGAGATACACTTTTCTGGGAGCTGGCTGAACCTTGTATTCCAGTCGGGCTCTGCCCGTCACTGATACTAGAGGAAATATTTTCCCTTCCTGTGGAACCCTCAGTTGAGTAATGGCTGCAGTTTGATACAGATCCGGAGAAGCTTGTTGCCTGCAGACAAAGTGCCAGTGCAAGACGTCATTATCATGATAATGGCAGGCCAATAGTAAATTACGCCACATCTGAAACATAAGCAAGCCGATGGCTCCACTACATAAAGACATTATTTTGCTTCCTGGACCGTGATAGAAGAGAACTCTGTACAATAGACGACTTTAACATACCCGTTAAGATGAAATGCAGTTAACATCTCCACGTAAAAATCTCACTAAATTACTATGTTAAAAACGCATTGGAATTGGTGGATATTGGCAATGTCTTTTGGTTAAAAAGTTCCATGAAAAAATCTCGTGAATAGTTCCTGGTTCCTCGTACTCCAGGATAACCTAAATTTAAACAGCTAAACTAGAGAATTATTCGAGTCTGAAAAGCTCATcctgataattgattattaagaACAGACTTATATTTAACCTATATGCATGTCTGGGAGGAAATCTATAACCATTTAGACAACAGAACAGATATGTTTATGGAcggaaaataatgtaattttaccCTTGTCTCAATTTCTCCGGGGGATAAGGTAGAATCAAAATCTTCAACAGAGGAAGATTCAACACTCTGGATATTTGAACAATCAGATTCATTGGACTTGATAGGCAgatcataattattttcattgatgGCCTTCAAATGGAAATTTGTCTCTTGATCCCTGGAAAAAGTCTAGGAGATAAATACTCTCTAGAATAATTGACATTATAATACACACGAAAATACTAGCCTCCACCAATACAAACCTATGTTTCGTTCTTGGTGTCAGACACTGCACAGTTACCTGCAAAATCCACAGCCACTGAATTCCCAATTCTAAGTTCAATAACTTTTTCTGTAACAGATTTATAGTAATAGgaagaatataattttacactttctttttttaaaatacaataactaaaataacttattttattaatatattaacaataataacaaaataatttaatttatatatatatatatatatatatatatatatattataaaaacagtcgataagtagttttttttttaaaagaagatATCAATATAAAATTACTCATTCTCGTGACAATAGCCCACAGTTTGTCTCTATATTAGGAGAGAAGAATCACAGTGAGTTCTGCTTGGATGAGCAAAAGATGAACCAAAGAAAACGGGTCCTCGACAAGGTAGGGCAATGGGTATACTATCTTTTGTCATACTGATGGTTATAACGAAAAAGTAAACCACGTGTTTTTGAAGTGAAGAACTGGGCTGTTGTCTTGTAAgaggaaaaaaatgagaaaacacATGTGATAGTAGTACTCTTATGGGGCCAAAATCTTCATAAATAAGATTTAAGTCTCGTGCACCAATCAATCGATTAAGAAAAGTTGAATGAAAATTAAGTTCAAAAAACGACTCAAAAGCAATACCATCATCATCGTGTGTAAAGAAAACGAAAAGAAATTTGTCACAAAGGAATAATCCATTTGCAAGAAGAGAAGACATTATTTCCCTGTGATATACTGTTTGTCCAAAACTACATAATAcgaaatagttaaattaaaaaaatgtgagaaggacaatttgacatatttataagcaacaaaatttttatttgtttattcaaTTGCATAAACAAAATATTCCAGATTTCTAGTTCTATTTGTCCCTTTAATTTCAGAAAAATCAACTTTGAATTTAATCCAAAATGCACATAATcattcatgaaataaaaaagcaGCCCTTCTTGCTTTCTACAACCAGTAACGAGATATAACTTCAGTTGTATGACTCACTTGCAAAGTTGTCCCATGGTTGCACTTATTCAGTGGGATTGAAAGTGGAATAGCAGCATCTGAACTCATATAGCTAGTCAAACTAACAGTGGCCTCCCCCAGGATGCCAGATCTTGATGACCCCTGTTAGGTGATAATGATTATTTATACAGTAATCTAATCCAAACAGAAATTTCaagcaaataaaaataaagaaacagaaTGTGCATAGCAGCAACAGTGATAATACCATTGCAACAATAAGCTTGAGGACAGAATCATCAATCTCCTTCGAGGAATTATCTCTCGAAACCCATATAGATTCTGAAAAGTTATCTGACCATTGACAACCTCCATTACGCACTGGCACTTTGCTCGACTTTGCAATTGTTTTGCCATTTTCTACGGAGACAACAGAAACAAACAGCTTGTCCCACCCTTTGGGTACCTGTTAAACATTAAATTCACCTTTCGTTACTGACCATACGCTTTTTTATGGCTCCTTAAACAACATCTGAAAATTCAAAGCTTTTGGatatataattctaaaaataattttttgcaaTTATTGTCGGAATGATATAATATTGATAGTACCTCCTGGACTTTAAATATTAGCACAAGTCATTTGATTTTAAGATTTGGCTCTTGATTTATCCTCGTGGTAAAACATACCTGTAGTACTGTTCTACATTCCACGAGAACAGAAACTACAAGCAAAAAATTTGGCTATACTTCTGTACATTCCCGCTACGCTGTTatctaattaaaattgaaatttcgttttgataatttacaaaaaagttTTAAGGTAAACTTTTATTAAGATTACTTCTGAATAAAGAACTACACAAACATTACCGAAGTAAATACATCTAAGTTTTATCAAAACCACAAACCTAATGCAGCTACCTATTCATAACAAGACAAAAGCTAGTGATACACTTTGTCATTAGCTGAAATTTACCAGAAAATACAAAACTGGGAGATCTCACTTCTTCTTAACCACCTATAGCTGGACTTCATTAACTCTCAGACATGTTCTGAATCCGCTCGGTGATTCTCTTTCCAAAACACGAAGCACTTCATATAACTAATttccattttaaaataaaatcacatctCTATATCAACATCTGCTAGTATTTCCTAATTAGGACCAAGGATTTTTGCATATTGCATTGCACCTACGAATTATCAAAGCGGATCAATAATTTCGAAGACGGAGCACATTAAGCAAAAGCGAAACACAGATAGACACTACACTAGTCACATTGATTGTCGTAAAACGAAACGACAGATTAAAAAGCGAAAtcgaaaaaagagaaaatagcGAAGACACGAACCTGCAGCGCCTTGAGGTGAGAGATTCTGAACTCAATTTTATCCCCTGATTTCGCCGCCCTGTGCTTATGCAACCTAAacattctcttttctctttctcacCTCACTATGTTTCTGTGTGCGAGTGTGTTGTGGCGCGTTCTTTCTCAATCACTAACTCACTCTCGACAACTACCAAATATCGCTATATTCATGATTTCATCAGCTTCTCCGCAACCACCATCACCAACCGGCGAAAGAGacgaagaaagagagagaaagagcgTTAGCTCAGTGGTCATTGTTGTGAAAGGTGTTATTTTATTGTTCCTTCAAACCATCGCGCATAGAGAGAAACGGAAACGAAAACCACAGAAAACAAACAACCAACTGACAGAAGCGCTTTGgcttttttttatcatactgGTTTGAGTAAAATTTCCggatacaattaaatttaaaaaaaaaaaattgcataaattagaataaaagaaTCATACATGTCAAATTCAAAGcacaatttattcatttatgtaAGTCTTTTAAAAATCAGCCATATCCATAAATTTATATCCTTTCATGTCCCATGTGAGTAGCATCCAGTGTAGTGAAACAGCGAGAGAAAACGGTTACGAtccaatctttttcttttctttttcttattctgCCCTCTCTTTTTCTAACGATTCGATTCTATTGGCTGACGTGGCACACGGTGGTTGGCCAAGCACGAAAGGCGTTGCAACTTATATTACCGCTGCAACCACTGGAAGCAAAGACGCAGTAgcaaacaaaaatattacagCCTGTGTTCCCAAGGATcttaataatagaataatttgaaattcaagGTATTTAAAGAAGAATTGTTATTAACAAATACTAACTATTTTTCTtgcttattttttcttttgtttttatctcAATTATTGTTCACCGTAAAactgtaaattttaaaattagtctattttaatttaattttttattttcaaaatatgtgtatttagtcattttaattaaattttattaagtttatttgatgtttcgtacgtgtttcaagattgtatttgaattgtttataatgtttgacacatttttctttaatgttaaatcaaatattattataaaatacgtttcaaatgtcaaataaacttaacaaaatttgattaaaataactaatccgcgtatttcgaaaaataaataactaaattggttcaaaattttgaaattgactaattttaaGATCCACGAaaagttaagagacaaaaatatatttaacaattatcCATTTAACAAATGTATTGGTCTTGTAAAGATAGTAGTATAATAAAAGGAgatttgattaatatatttgaaacgtaaattttatatttttttgccATTGTTCTAAAAACTTGAGAaggttatttttatattattattaaatttaaagtggGACATGAaagagttattttaaaaaatatattcatgataATTTTGATCGACAGCTAATggtgataaaaagtaaaaattttgaTTGATGAGAAAACAATGTCCAAAATTAGTAAACCTAGATGAATCAATGATCACTAGATTAGCAAAAAATTTTGATTTCCCTTATTCGCATCGTGATCTCGTGACATACATGACCATATGGCATAGGGATTAGCACTTTTTGAGGGATAGAAAAAAAGGATTGTggaatattttgaattttttataccAGTTAGTCTTTGTAAGTCTCGCACGGACGGGCTTGTGGGTATATTCTTCATATTTCAATGCGTCTTCcatgataaattaatttagcTTAATTAACAAGTCATTAACATATTAAttgtttcactaaaaaaaataaaaagatcaataatctattcaattttttatataaaaaaaattataatttgatataaaagttttaattttaataattgttaataGTTGAAGAAATTGAACATATATATTTGATCTTAGTTGtctttaataattttcatatgTTAAAACCCATTTAACTTCTTTAAGAGAATAtgttttgatttttaacaataataacccacgtttattaaagaaaaaattaacattaactaACTTGGAGAAGGACTCTTTGtacttttaatttgtaaatttgaaatgattcattcaaatttatttgcatattaattttaatttattaaagaaaaaattaacattaactaTCTCCGGATCATACTCATCCTCcttctatttctcttctttactctttctcttcctccaccacctcctctTCCACCTCCTTATCTAACTCCTGCAACCATTACCACCGGCATCGCTACATACGCGTCACTAACAATTATCAGTGTCATCGATGCACATTACTGGTGTATGTCACCGCTGTCGCATCATCTCCTTCTCCTCTATCTCATCCTCTTCCAGctcctcttcctcctcctcctcctcatcctcctcttcttttcttatcttcttattCCCACACATCTTCCTTAATATAAAAACTCCACTAGATTATGTAAGAAATTTGCCACTCAATTGCCAACAGATGTACCAATGAAAATattcatcaataataaaaattgaaatttaccGACAAACAACTCTAATGACTTCTGTCATCATTAATTGTGATGATAAGTTACCAACGAAAATATtagtcaataataataataataattgtaatttacCGATAAATATTTTTGGTAGATTTTACAAACGAATTTCGTAATGATGAAAGTATccattgataaattaaaatgtgaaaCTCATCGAAAAATTTGTTAGTAAATATGAGTTtatccatatatttgttatcatCAACTATAAttccatcaataattaaaaaaaaatcttgcaAGGAGACATGTATTTAATTACTtcaagtaataataaaatttaaataaaattaaaaaaaaaataacacttttatatttagattgtaattttgttattaaattataataaaaatattgaactaaaatgaatatttatctttcaaatttatatattatatatatatataaaataaatttgatgtaTATTTAATAGATGTAGAATCTACATGGTATCgtaaataatatatgtatgcATTTGTGAAATTAATAAGGAAGAGTTTACGGCACATTATGTGGTAGGTTTGCATTAGGTCAAATGGTTGGTTTTGGCAGGATACACTTACTAGTCACCGATCACCAACTCTTCCCTAAATCAGTAACAAGGAACTTTTTTATTCTCCTAACTTTTACTTACTATTAAGACACAGTTTCAGATTTTAAATTCGTTGGTTGAATTCAGTGTACTGTTTTGTGATGTGTTCACACCATTAGTCTCGTGGGAGAAGGAAGAGGGACCCAAGTGCTCAGAAAATGAAGTAAAACGCAAGCCAATTTTATGGTCTATGAATGAAGGGTACATATGAgtggagaaaaaaattatctgaTAATAGCAACAAAAGAGAACAATAATTCAGATCCaccaaatattttaatcaagtcCTTCATCCAACACAATTCTTGATTTTTAAAATGTCCACCAAACTAATCTGTCGTTAAATAATGATGAACTTTTCAgaagttttgttgttcattgAAAATTCAGTTTGTGAAATGCTCCTTGGACGTATATTATGAATTGCtttgtaagaaaattaaataagactcaaagtattgttttaattttttatgtaatattaattaatttttctgttTATATTTCGTTACTAGCTACTAATTTTGTTAAGGCAAGATTattgtttctttctttatatttgAAGATGGATTTGGGAAacagaaaattaagaaaataaggaagaaactaagaaaataaaaaagtaatatgaGGGTAacgtttaaaattaaatcaattcaaaatttaagtgtacaatataaacatttatatgaaatttaagTAACGCTAtctttgtaagttttttttttttatttcttaggcaaaaacttattttaattaaaagtaagaagacaattaaataaagaaagttggctatataaaaaaagttactgTTAGAGTTAGGCTaccatttatttgtttataaaatgcTTTTATTTTACGTTTCTAGAAGCTGTCCTTTAACTTTtggaaaaaggtatttaaaacaattttaaaattttgtatatactTAATTAGTGTGATATAAGGTAAACAATCACTTAAATCAACGCTTACTGCTATCATTCTTTCAATAATAGGAATAAGATTCCAATacaattttatacatatatcaaaggataaaagaaatgttttgttaataaataatgcattatattattaaataatttatacattgattattttattttttactcctTCACTTATTGACTtagtaaataaatagaattacaAAACTCTAATAAaggcaatatatatatatatatatatatatatatatatatatatatatatatatatatatatatcacattttAATATTGGTAAGATAATGAGTTGAATgaagatttaaaataatgataagtTAAGTAGCTAAAGTATGGTGAAAAAGATTAAGGGGCtaagaaatattacaaaaaagaaatttcagtctaatttaaaataatattaggcTCCAACTAATTccaattaaaatagataatattatttaagaaaataaatttctttttgtatccttttatttacaattttaacgCTGATCTACTAtgtgaaatttgattttatatttttattccactgaaataacattaaaaaaaaagcaaaattaaCCTATGAAAACTAAATGAAAGGTAAAAGCtcaatttttctaaaagaaaaaaagaagaagatatgTTTGGACCAATGGGTATACTTAGAAACTACTTTTCGTATATAatcagttttatttattttttaaatatagaaactAACAAGTAATAGGTATTAacaataaattgaattaaatgcATTAAATCAATCCCTAGAAATGTACCCCTACTAGATTCCTTCCTATAATCGTACCGTATACCGTATTGGCATTTAGGACCCATAGCCATTCTTTATACGAACTCAGTTTTGTAACATCCGATAGAAAAAACACTTATATACGAATTCAAAtgctaaaaaaattatgaaatactATGAAATCATGAAAAgagaaactaaaaattataacaaaaacaggcatttaaatgtttcaaaagacatatttttaaaataacatgcTTTTAAGAGATAGTGATATAATGTGTTTACATAAGTCACTTTAGGagggtaattatttttttttaagaatttgaaatattttatgataaaatatgttatttggataagaattttaaaacaaattaaattatagaatTTCATTAGGAAAATTGAATTGCttgaaattaaagaatttcaaatttcaaaaaaaaaaaattgaaattcttcATATTCAAAATATGACTCTTTCTGGTTTGAGTCAATATAAAACTGTTCTCATTTGACTTCATATGAATTTGGATAAACTTAGCATAACCTGACGTGAGATTGATCCAACTTAGTTTGACATGACCTTGATTCAATGTCATCACCAACTTGGACCAAATTTAACTTGGCCAAATCTGACCTGATTTGTCTCAATACTATCAGGACCTAACCCAATCGACCTGGACTCAACCGATTGAACGTGATCCCACTCCTGACTTAGTTTGACTATGCTCAACCAGCTCGGATCGACTTGACTTAGATCTAGGTCAACCCAACTTGACTAATCCTGAACCAACTCGGCTTGACAATGGCTAGGGTCAACTTGGGTTAACAAGTTGGTCTAAACTGACTTAACTCAACTAGCTAAGATTGACCTAACTTCAGTTAGGTCTAGGTCAACTCAACTCAGCTAATCCTAGATCAGCTAAGCTTGACCTATGCTAGCCCAACTCAACTTGACATGATTTTCATCAAGGTAGCCCAACCTGGTCTTCATCAAACTAAGACGTAACTAGGCTTAGCCCAACTTGGCTCATATGGGTTGGCCTTGACTTAGATGAATTATGGTCTACCTTCAACTTGACCTAGCCCAACTCAGTTCAACTAGGATCCGAACTCAACTCGACCTGGGCCCAAGTAAACTTAGTTCAACAATCTAGGCCTAACCTAACTTGACTAAATGTGGATCTGCCTCGAGTTTGATGAACCTAACTCACCATAGCTCAATTaagtatatatttgttttcactCGACTCAACCTAGTCTGAAACTGACTTAACTTATCTTGAACCCGAATCAACTTGACTTAACTTAGATCTAAAGAAATTTGGCTCGATCTAAGCTTGAATCGACTCAACTCAATCGTAGTATAGACGAACTAAACTTGATCTTAGTTTAGGATAACCCAACTCGACTTGTACCCGTTCCAACTTGATTCAACTTAGACCTAAGTCAATTTGATTTAACCTATCCAAGCATAGTTAAATTTGGACTGAAGCCAATACTGCTTTGAGACATAAGCTTAAGCTAAGCCCAAACCAAATCAACTTGATTTGACTTTGACCCAATTAACTCAGTCCAATCTTTCGTAAGcacaaatttgttaaattgaAATACCGtatctaaacaaaaaaaattaaaattgtcatAATCCATGCGAAACTAATCCATACAAAACGTTGAAAactgaaataatttaaaataagctgaattcaaaattaatatatttgaatgtcttagaaattataaatttccCTCACCAAACACAAGGTAAGTCTTTTTAAAATTCCAAGTAATTGGACTGCAGTTcaataaataaagattaatacaaaaaattgcgaaaattgaaaacaaaatctgATGACCGAGACTTTTCTACACTAGTTCTTCACTTagtaattcaattaaaattctttacaACATTTTGAAGAATGTGAACAATTTGGCTACTGAAAATAATTGTTGTCTAATACATATTTACTTGATACGTTGTGGTATGTGAACTAGcaaaaaatgagaaaatcaTCAAAAAGAATTTTATATGCTGATAGTTATAAGAAATTTTGCAGCTAATGGAAAGATGTAAATGTTGACTATTTCAACCGTTGGCTCAGTTTCATGTACAG is a window from the Vigna unguiculata cultivar IT97K-499-35 chromosome 7, ASM411807v1, whole genome shotgun sequence genome containing:
- the LOC114191850 gene encoding myosin-11-like isoform X1 gives rise to the protein MFRLHKHRAAKSGDKIEFRISHLKALQVPKGWDKLFVSVVSVENGKTIAKSSKVPVRNGGCQWSDNFSESIWVSRDNSSKEIDDSVLKLIVAMGSSRSGILGEATVSLTSYMSSDAAIPLSIPLNKCNHGTTLQVTVQCLTPRTKHRDQETNFHLKAINENNYDLPIKSNESDCSNIQSVESSSVEDFDSTLSPGEIETRATSFSGSVSNCSHYSTEGSTGRENISSSISDGQSPTGIQGSASSQKSVSHHDYPVNSSQSNDSSFVSQNIQEIGSLYSKSTNASNNRLEPAEDTTEELRAEAKMWEMNARKLMGDLDVLRKEFSDQYENLAGIKTELSAAHVERDSLKKEVDQLKLSFEDPRARQRASEDSLSEGECFSEIENALKEELKFEKESNANLSLQLKRSQEANLELVSVLQELEETIEQQKIEIETLSLLPSKFSDLDKSFQISTEENKRLMQQLEQLEESKKNLLVKVQELEGALGDTIRDTEHSKIQYNKTLPDIEMEYEGKLAAKDKEILSSKAKLSESVPESCNVETGSKNLGDADLLREIEFLKEKVQELEVDCNELTEENLDLLFKLKEANKSLKDGGASQDLLSNKVKDQCSTCFGSEVSNNLFRIFHSGDMVQGENNIKISDNDHISIQELETSKLALEVRITDLNKELTNKSSEIGNLVANLSYKEKEIGVLQKLLNEIEAKVYHLEQEHSQQEKQMAAMKKENKHELELIISDIEQERQQLSMRISVLEAQLRDLTNEREFHLTELENSRSKAARLQEKIMEMQTQIDSSTEDLEQKLKFTQFRWTEAQEECEYLRVANQNLQNTIENLAEECSFVKKVNGDFRKEKLKEEENCSLMEARLRESDERFAKCSERVEHLEQSFTLMQEDIASKVKHLISDIDVLFDENRKQMEQGEVLLNQMQMEKMVETQNLELEVENLRLKLSAAYDEKEKIASNALLEVSTLRADKAKLESASEEAQSKVILAQNEVDALQSQYEQKLKDVTTQVAEYKIKVEMLTTEHEKLLKLVEDCKSRELKFKSTINALELKLTVTEYERQQIMDESGNLKVQLQQNHQLENENIALKNELNDFKSEKERLEETRFVQDTELSHSRRINRQHQQTIQLLEQEKAEFQTKAQALEEELKLIKEQKRNQVSKLNRKSSPVHDDLKSSKNLGMKNNNQHRINRKKSLKNDSIKHNNEVETELGLLDENVNAVEVDPLSKTQLCDNELAKANEANNNYEAQCHRSPSRGQKIQANGPLKSIGEEVVTKEKFERIKSMLEADLRDIQERYFHMSLKYAEVEAEREELVMKLKATKNKKGWLS